The genomic interval TCAAAGCCTGTTAGCAGAAAGTGAATACGCTGCATGGCTAAGTGTTTTTGGATTAAGAGCCAACCACTTTACAGTTGCGGTTCACAAGCTTCATAGCTTGAAAACACTGCCTGAGGTGAACGAATTTGTTGAGTCACTGGATTATGAATTAAATACCACGGGCTCCAAAATCAAAGGCTCCCCCGAGGTATTTCTGGAACAATCCTCAACGATGGCCAGTCACCAGGACGTGACATTCGGTGATGGCTCAACTTATCAGATCCCCACCTGTTTTTATGAATTCGCCCGCCGCTATTCTCTGCCCGACGGATCATTATTCAAGGGCTTTGTCGAAGCGAATGCCGACAAAATCTTTGACTCGACCAACGCCCGGCGCTGATCTTCCAGCCATACCGGTTTGCTGCCAACAGTGTACAATAGCCAATTTTGTACACTTGAGGCAGTTAGTTTTCTATGTCTGATTTACTTGTGATCCAGGAACTACTGGATTTTCTGGGCAAGTCTCCCACCCCTTTTCATGCAGTACAGCAAGTCACCGAACAGCTGCTCAAAGCCGGATATGTGCGACTGGATGAGAAACAGTCCTGGCAGCTCGCCCCCGAAGGCAAGTACTTTACCACCCGCAATGACTCCAGCCTTATAGCGTTTCATACCGGGCGTCATGATCCTACAGAAGCTGGTATCCGCATGATGGGGGCACATACCGACAGCCCCGCACTTAAGGTAAAACCTTCCCCAGTAACCATTAATAAAGGGTATCTGCAGCTGGCTGTTGAAGTATATGGCGGTGTTCTGCTCAACCCATGGTTTGACCGGGATCTGTCTCTGGCTGGACGCGTCAGCTATAAAACCAATGATGGCATTCTGAAAAATGCCCTGATTGATTTTCGCACCCCGATTGCCATTATCCCCAGCCTGGCCATCCACCTGGATCGGACTCAGAACGAAAGCAAAAAAATAAACCCTCAAACGGACCTTCCGCCTATTCTTGCACAAGTGTCCAACAGCGAAAATTTCAGTTTCGAATCCCTGTTAAAAGACCAGATCAATGATGATGCCTTGGCGGAGGTGCTCGACTGGGAACTGTTCTTTTACGATACCCAGCTACCTGCTGAAGTCGGTTTGAACAAGGAGTTTATCGCCAGTGCCCGGCTTGACAACCTGCTGAGCTGTTTCATTGGTCTGCAAAGTTTTATCAACTCCGATGCCAGCCAGCCAGCGCTGATTGTGTTCAATGATCATGAGGAAGTGGGAAGCGCATCTGCATCAGGTGCTGATGGCCCATTCCTGAAGCAGGTATTGGAAAGATGGATTGGCGACAGTGCCGAAACCTTTGTACAGACAATCAGTCGTTCGCTGATGATTTCCGTGGATAATGCCCATGGTGTTCACCCGAACTTTGCCAGTTGGCATGAACCCGATCACCAGCCGATTCTGAACAGCGGTCCGGTTATCAAAATAAACGCCAACCAACGTTATGCCAGCAAC from Gynuella sunshinyii YC6258 carries:
- a CDS encoding M18 family aminopeptidase, which translates into the protein MSDLLVIQELLDFLGKSPTPFHAVQQVTEQLLKAGYVRLDEKQSWQLAPEGKYFTTRNDSSLIAFHTGRHDPTEAGIRMMGAHTDSPALKVKPSPVTINKGYLQLAVEVYGGVLLNPWFDRDLSLAGRVSYKTNDGILKNALIDFRTPIAIIPSLAIHLDRTQNESKKINPQTDLPPILAQVSNSENFSFESLLKDQINDDALAEVLDWELFFYDTQLPAEVGLNKEFIASARLDNLLSCFIGLQSFINSDASQPALIVFNDHEEVGSASASGADGPFLKQVLERWIGDSAETFVQTISRSLMISVDNAHGVHPNFASWHEPDHQPILNSGPVIKINANQRYASNSTSQALFRHICQQVNVPVQVFVVRSDLACGSTIGPITATNLGVNTVDVGVATFAMHSIRETAGAKDPLLLLKALQHFFNSSSISA